In Dermacentor variabilis isolate Ectoservices chromosome 7, ASM5094787v1, whole genome shotgun sequence, a genomic segment contains:
- the LOC142587066 gene encoding uncharacterized protein LOC142587066, giving the protein MAAPRYTAVLAALTVLYLGKSTEAACERGANVFEAVNELVKKLPAEHSETLNRESDWVPGVTLTTMTLTGLEQCEILGPVQSYCKGNDDMTLFELHCTPLTNTINWSMCNGRNGTLVSTIGYARMSLEFFTEHVENSTDVKLVSAGTVAPSELTGVSLTLTGSSNFLNGAASILVASFSETVREIWLKTLPGMVLDVLHDIKRKRQSS; this is encoded by the exons ATGGCAGCTCCACGTTATACAGCGGTGCTTGCAGCCCTGACAGTCCTGTATCTTGGAAAGTCAACAG AAGCTGCGTGTGAAAGAGGTGCCAACGTCTTCGAGGCAGTTAACGAGTTAGTCAAGAAGCTACCTGCCGAACATTCTGAAACCCTGAATCGCGAGTCAGACTGGGTTCCCGGAGTAACGCTGACAACCATGACACTCACGGGCCTTGAGCAATGCGAAATTTTGGGACCCGTTCAGTCGTACTGCAAAGGAAATGACGACATGACACTG TTTGAGCTACATTGCACGCCACTCACAAACACCATCAACTGGAGTATGTGCAACGGCCGCAATGGGACTCTGGTGTCAACCATTGGCTACGCCAGGATGAGCTTGGAGTTTTTTACTGAACACGTGGAGAACAGCACAGACGTCAAGCTTGTGTCAGCCGGAACAGTGGCGCCCTCTGAGCTGACCGGCGTTTCGCTGACCTTGACGGGCAGCAGCAATTTTCTTAACGGCGCCGCTTCCATATTGGTTGCGTCTTTCTCGGAGACAGTTCGAGAAATATGGCTAAAAACCCTTCCCGGAATGGTTCTGGACGTACTTCACGACATCAAGCGCAAACGTCAGAGCTCGTGA